One region of Brassica napus cultivar Da-Ae chromosome A1 unlocalized genomic scaffold, Da-Ae chrA01_Random_11, whole genome shotgun sequence genomic DNA includes:
- the LOC106369348 gene encoding F-box/kelch-repeat protein At3g04660-like codes for HVHAFSPPIRGLICRQMDSRVMIGNPTTGQFVTLPRLKTRRRGVLSFFGYDPVNDAYKVLCLTVLRGRQERESQVVAKDHQVYTLGVAQQKWRMVECKHPHLPPTPSSLTNKGICLNGVLYYYAWIKNEGALISFDLISEEFNVVKLPEDIHCLVNYTGKVATTRWPTPNYTEVHLWVLEDASKQEWSKVSIFVPFLRELAGKNHGFRFRGTVSTGELIFSPFSSNKAPFFFINYNLKENKAQKVVVRELGSLSYYSEVYFDHVESPMFCQI; via the coding sequence CATGTGCATGCTTTTTCTCCCCCAATCCGTGGCTTGATCTGCCGTCAAATGGATTCTAGAGTGATGATAGGAAACCCTACCACGGGCCAATTCGTAACGTTGCCTAGACTCAAAACTAGAAGAAGAGGTGTGTTATCCTTTTTTGGGTATGATCCAGTGAATGATGCATACAAAGTGTTGTGCCTGACAGTACTACGAGGTCGTCAAGAACGCGAATCACAAGTTGTGGCCAAAGATCATCAAGTGTACACTCTAGGAGTTGCCCAACAAAAATGGAGAATGGTTGAGTGTAAGCATCCTCATCTTCCTCCTACTCCTTCTTCCCTTACTAATAAAGGGATATGTTTAAATGGGGTACTGTATTATTATGCTTGGATAAAAAATGAAGGAGCCTTGATAAGCTTCGATCTGATATCTGAAGAGTTTAATGTCGTTAAGTTGCCTGAGGATATCCATTGTCTAGTGAACTACACTGGAAAGGTAGCTACAACTAGGTGGCCTACCCCTAACTACACTGAAGTTCACTTGTGGGTTCTAGAAGATGCCAGTAAGCAAGAATGGTctaaagtttcaatttttgttccttttttgaGAGAATTAGCTGGAAAAAACCATGGATTCAGGTTCAGGGGTACAGTTAGTACTGGTGAGCTTATATTCTCACCTTTCTCTTCCAATAAGGCCCCGTTCTTTTTCATCAATTACAATCTCAAGGAAAACAAAGCCCAAAAAGTTGTGGTTAGAGAATTAGGAAGTCTTTCTTATTACAGCGAAGTCTATTTTGATCATGTCGAGAGTCCTATGTTCTGTCAAATCTAA